From a region of the Armatimonas rosea genome:
- a CDS encoding sigma-70 family RNA polymerase sigma factor: protein MAWSPQNARETQRQAAFARLWEQERERVWRLSVALSGSRDDADDLTQEVGVRALEGFGRFRGLSSASTWLHRITVNVALRHRERRRESVALDTDAASGEVGPERQAVHADTLQRTQAAIERLPDELRTPLVLVAWEGLSYKEIATLMEIPIGTVMSRLHTARQRLRKELGDAL, encoded by the coding sequence GTGGCCTGGAGTCCCCAGAATGCAAGAGAGACGCAGCGGCAGGCGGCGTTTGCTCGGCTCTGGGAGCAGGAGCGGGAGCGGGTCTGGCGGCTGAGTGTGGCGCTCTCGGGGAGCCGCGACGATGCCGATGACCTGACCCAGGAGGTGGGAGTGCGGGCTCTAGAGGGCTTTGGCCGCTTCCGCGGGCTCTCGTCGGCCTCCACCTGGCTCCATCGCATCACCGTCAATGTCGCCCTGCGCCATCGTGAGCGGCGGCGAGAGAGTGTGGCTCTGGACACAGACGCCGCCTCCGGAGAGGTCGGCCCCGAGCGGCAGGCTGTCCACGCCGACACGCTCCAGCGCACCCAGGCCGCTATCGAGCGCCTCCCCGATGAGCTCCGCACGCCTTTGGTGCTGGTCGCTTGGGAAGGGCTCAGCTACAAGGAGATCGCAACCCTCATGGAGATTCCGATAGGGACGGTCATGTCGCGCTTGCACACCGCGCGGCAGCGACTGAGAAAGGAGCTCGGCGATGCGCTGTAG
- a CDS encoding translation initiation factor Sui1 encodes MGLVYSTEKGRLCPDCGEAVCVCKNNPVRPLGDGVVRVGRETKGRKGAGVTTISGLPLDDTALAGVCTQLKKRCGTGGTVKDGIIEIQGDHRDRIVAELTTQGYRVKRVGG; translated from the coding sequence GTGGGACTTGTCTACTCCACCGAAAAAGGCCGCCTCTGCCCCGACTGCGGCGAGGCGGTGTGTGTCTGTAAAAACAACCCCGTCCGTCCCCTCGGCGACGGGGTTGTTCGCGTGGGGCGGGAGACCAAGGGCCGCAAGGGCGCGGGCGTGACCACGATCTCCGGGCTCCCCCTCGACGATACCGCGCTGGCGGGGGTCTGCACCCAGCTCAAGAAGCGCTGCGGCACGGGTGGGACCGTCAAAGACGGCATCATCGAGATCCAGGGCGACCACCGAGACCGTATCGTCGCGGAGCTAACCACACAGGGCTACCGGGTGAAACGCGTCGGGGGGTAG
- a CDS encoding Gfo/Idh/MocA family oxidoreductase → MLRAVVIGAGFAGEGHTRALQHAGVEVVALCGRELPVVEARATALGVPHASTDWCATLERLRPEIIALATPAALRRDVIEAAVALDCHLYCDKPLATTTAEARALCSLVESTSLRHAFAATRRYDPSVVWLAELVAQGTIGAITKATYQVRAHLAPPLPWSWALSLEQGGGLLNGHFPHLLSILERVLAGPVCAATGKAAFAISQAPVLPGIHDFRDWGARADTLTPDELAQAEWRECDADTSYEAQLRFDTPTGEVSVALVSGPSVTAGQLRLVGERGTLIADGEAAFRIFLDGKELPIPSRLTAALPALDGGCQDRWAALAQDFVADIRGEPHAPYLTFHDGVRYQEAAEAIRRGHIWVH, encoded by the coding sequence GTGTTACGGGCGGTGGTGATCGGAGCGGGCTTTGCGGGGGAGGGGCACACCCGCGCCCTGCAACACGCGGGTGTCGAGGTGGTCGCGCTCTGTGGGCGAGAGCTGCCCGTTGTGGAGGCACGTGCCACCGCACTGGGCGTGCCACATGCCTCCACGGACTGGTGCGCGACCCTGGAGCGCCTGCGCCCCGAGATTATCGCCCTCGCCACCCCCGCTGCCCTCCGCCGCGACGTGATAGAAGCCGCTGTGGCGCTTGATTGCCACCTCTACTGCGACAAGCCGCTGGCGACCACCACCGCGGAGGCACGGGCGCTCTGCTCTCTTGTGGAGAGCACCAGCCTACGCCATGCCTTTGCCGCAACCCGGCGCTACGATCCCAGTGTTGTCTGGCTGGCCGAGCTCGTGGCGCAGGGGACCATCGGGGCGATCACAAAGGCAACCTACCAGGTTCGTGCTCACCTTGCGCCGCCCCTGCCCTGGTCGTGGGCGCTCTCGCTGGAGCAGGGCGGTGGGCTCCTCAATGGGCATTTCCCTCACCTGCTCTCGATCTTAGAGCGTGTCCTCGCCGGTCCCGTCTGCGCCGCGACCGGCAAGGCCGCCTTTGCCATCTCCCAAGCCCCGGTTCTCCCCGGCATCCACGACTTCCGCGACTGGGGCGCTCGCGCCGACACGCTCACTCCCGATGAGCTCGCGCAGGCCGAGTGGCGAGAGTGCGATGCGGATACATCGTACGAAGCCCAGCTGCGCTTCGATACCCCCACTGGAGAGGTCTCGGTCGCGCTGGTCTCGGGCCCCTCGGTCACCGCGGGACAGCTCCGTCTTGTCGGTGAGCGAGGTACCCTGATCGCCGACGGCGAGGCCGCTTTTCGTATCTTCTTGGATGGAAAAGAGCTTCCCATCCCGTCGCGCCTCACCGCCGCTCTCCCCGCCCTCGACGGCGGCTGCCAGGACCGCTGGGCCGCCCTTGCCCAAGACTTTGTCGCCGACATTCGCGGAGAGCCACACGCCCCGTACCTGACTTTCCATGATGGCGTCCGCTACCAAGAAGCCGCCGAGGCGATACGCAGGGGGCACATCTGGGTACACTAA
- a CDS encoding anti-sigma factor family protein, which yields MRCSPVLVGALADGELRGWRAWRVRRHLAHCPACQQELTALEGLNQTLGQVSPLPARQPIPRPIGTVRPTLAALALACTAAALVVRLQVPLEAELPQETPRPVAVPVRPSPPSPRQVALVPPHAVVSKMPSSAPRHVRRKRYRRPIAVAKATPPPKPETEQIIVIATVMPPPEPVTVVLDNNDDDGGTIHIESTIPAAYVVAMQKEQN from the coding sequence ATGCGCTGTAGTCCCGTCCTCGTAGGTGCCCTCGCCGATGGCGAGCTGCGCGGCTGGCGTGCCTGGCGCGTGCGCCGCCACCTAGCGCACTGTCCCGCCTGCCAGCAAGAGCTCACGGCACTGGAGGGCCTCAACCAGACCCTCGGCCAGGTATCCCCGCTACCGGCACGCCAGCCGATCCCTCGTCCCATTGGAACTGTCCGGCCCACCCTCGCGGCGCTCGCGCTGGCCTGTACGGCAGCGGCTCTTGTCGTGCGCCTGCAGGTCCCCTTGGAGGCCGAGCTCCCCCAGGAGACGCCTCGGCCTGTTGCGGTGCCGGTGCGCCCGTCCCCGCCCTCCCCCCGCCAAGTGGCCCTCGTGCCGCCCCACGCGGTTGTCTCCAAGATGCCGTCCTCCGCGCCGCGCCACGTGCGGCGCAAGCGGTACCGCCGGCCAATTGCCGTAGCCAAGGCGACGCCCCCGCCTAAGCCCGAGACCGAGCAGATCATCGTGATCGCCACAGTCATGCCCCCGCCGGAGCCTGTCACGGTTGTTCTTGACAACAACGACGACGACGGCGGGACAATCCATATTGAATCCACCATCCCTGCGGCCTACGTGGTCGCGATGCAGAAAGAACAAAACTAA
- a CDS encoding ParB/RepB/Spo0J family partition protein has protein sequence MSFQFLPLEKIRAAEDQPRKTFFQESLEELAASIKERGVLEPIVVRPHKKYPGFYEIIMGERRFRASQLAKMETIPAVIREMNDEDAAADALLENFQREDLNAIEKARAIQGLLKFMSYEKTARTLGVSDTTIRRLLDLLELPEAIQAELITRPGTLPVFGEGHARALLALNSDPQTQMRLVEKIKSEKMGVGALDQIIRAIQQYPTKKEIFLRVSGSVADQMIRSFRAGEEKAKPYKGQTAKDHIKGIDRKINDLSDTLDARVVDFISVEEMNHLLASLTQMTKQIESFSGKVRQALEKKDYGFREVYIHCPLCGRIELVGAVRCSICWTVLRRCTDCGNYDAANGRCSVFTKEVSADEAEAPRESSLSYRCVEYRPKFAPKGLPVVGESRGGGAGLRKF, from the coding sequence ATGTCGTTTCAGTTTCTGCCATTAGAGAAAATACGTGCAGCGGAGGATCAGCCGCGCAAGACATTCTTCCAGGAATCTCTGGAAGAGCTCGCTGCCTCGATCAAGGAACGCGGTGTCCTTGAGCCCATTGTCGTCCGGCCTCACAAAAAGTACCCCGGCTTCTATGAGATCATCATGGGAGAGCGTCGTTTCCGCGCCAGCCAGCTGGCCAAGATGGAGACGATCCCGGCGGTCATTCGTGAGATGAACGATGAGGACGCCGCTGCGGATGCGCTTCTGGAGAACTTCCAGCGGGAAGACCTGAACGCCATTGAGAAAGCCCGAGCGATTCAGGGCCTGCTCAAGTTCATGTCCTACGAGAAGACCGCACGGACCTTGGGGGTCTCGGACACCACCATTCGCCGCTTGCTGGACCTCCTGGAGCTTCCCGAGGCGATCCAAGCGGAGCTCATCACCCGCCCCGGCACCCTACCGGTCTTTGGGGAGGGGCACGCCCGTGCTCTCCTAGCGCTCAACAGCGACCCCCAGACCCAGATGCGCCTTGTCGAGAAGATCAAGTCCGAGAAGATGGGAGTTGGAGCGCTGGATCAGATCATCCGCGCCATCCAGCAGTACCCCACCAAGAAAGAGATCTTCCTGCGGGTCTCCGGCTCGGTCGCCGACCAGATGATCCGCTCGTTCCGTGCAGGAGAAGAGAAGGCCAAGCCCTACAAGGGGCAGACCGCCAAGGATCACATCAAGGGGATCGACCGCAAGATCAATGACCTCTCCGATACCCTCGATGCCCGCGTTGTCGACTTTATCTCGGTGGAGGAGATGAACCACTTGCTGGCCTCCCTCACCCAGATGACCAAGCAGATCGAGTCGTTCTCGGGCAAGGTTCGCCAGGCCCTGGAGAAAAAAGACTACGGCTTCCGCGAGGTCTATATCCACTGCCCGCTCTGTGGCCGAATCGAGCTGGTGGGCGCGGTGCGCTGCTCCATCTGCTGGACCGTGCTACGGCGCTGTACAGACTGCGGCAACTACGATGCTGCCAATGGTCGCTGCTCTGTCTTTACCAAGGAAGTGAGTGCGGATGAAGCGGAGGCTCCCCGGGAGTCGTCGCTCTCCTACCGCTGTGTCGAGTATCGCCCCAAGTTCGCTCCCAAGGGTCTCCCTGTTGTTGGGGAGAGCCGTGGGGGTGGTGCAGGGCTTAGAAAGTTCTAG